ACGTCTCGGTCGTCCTGTTCACCGCGGACCTGCGTCTGCACGACCACCCGCCGCTGCGCGCGGCCCTCGACGGGGCGCGGCAGGTGGTCCCGTTGTTCGTACGCGACCGGGCCGTGGACGGTGCCGGGTTCGCCGTGCCGAACCGGCTGGCGTTCCTCGCCGACTGTCTGCGCGATCTCGACGCGGGGCTGCGCGAGCGGGGCGGCCGGCTCGTCGTGCGCTCGGGCGACCTGGTCGAGCAGGTGTGCCGGGTGGCCGGCGAGGCGGACGCGGACGAGGTCCACCTGGCCGCCGACGGGAGCGCGCACGCGCGGCGCCGCGAGGAACGGCTGCGGCGCGCCCTGGAGTCGGAGGGCCTGCGGCTGCATGTGCACGACGCGGTGACGACCGCCGTCGGGCCCGGTGTGGTGACCCCGGCCTCCTCGGACCACTTCGCCGTCTTCACGCCGTACTTCCGGCACTGGTCGCAGTGGCGGCTGCGCGAGCCGCTCGGCGCGCCGCGGACCGTGCGGGTGCCGGACGGGGTCGGCTCGGAGGAGCTGCCCACCCGGAAGGGGCCGGCGGGACTGTCGCCGGGACTGGCCCCGGGGGGCGAGGAGGAGGGCCGCGAGAGAGTCGCCGCCTGGCTGCGGTCGGGCATCGCCGCCTACGAGGACCGGCACGACGACCTGGCGGGCGACGCCACCTCCCGGCTCTCGCCGCATCTGCACTTCGGCACCCTGTCCCCGGTGGAGCTCGTGCACCGGGCGCGCCGCGCGGGCGGGCCGGGAGCCGAGGCGTTCGTGCGGCAGCTGGCCTGGCGCGACTTCCACCGTCAGGTGCTGGCGGCCCGGCCCGCCGCGGCGAGCGCCGACTACCGCACCAAACACGACCGCTGGCGTTCGGAGCGGACGGCGGGCGAGGACGTCGAGGCGTGGCGGGCGGGCCGTACCGGCTATCCGGTGGTGGACGCGGCGATGCGACAGCTGCGCCACGAGGGGTGGATGCACAACCGGGGCCGGCTGCTCACCGCGAGCTTCCTCACCAAGACGCTGTACGTCGACTGGCGGGTCGGCGCCCGGCACTTCCTGGACCTGCTGGTCGACGGGGACGTGGCCAACAACCAGCTCAACTGGCAGTGGATGGCGGGCACCGGCACCGACTCGCGGCCCAACCGGGTCCTCAACCCCGTCACCCAGGCGAAGCGGTACGACCCCGACGGGACCTACGTTCGGCGCTGGCTGCCGGAGCTCGAGGGCGTGGCGGCGCCCGCGGTGCACGAGCCGTGGAAGCTGCCGGGCCCGGACCGGGCGGCGCTCGACTACCCGGATCCGATCGTCGAGCTCTCCGAGGGGCTCGCCCGCTTCAGGCGGGCCAGGGAACACTCCTGAGCGTGCGCCGCCGTTCCTCACCAGGCGGGTGCCGCGCTCAGCAGGAGATCGCGGACCCGGGTCACGTCCCGGTTCTCCACCGCGCCGGGGCGCTGGACGAGGAACGCCGTGTTGATCGGCGGGTCCGGTGGCTCGTGGAGCGGGACGAGGGCGCCGGAGGCCAGTTCGCCGAGGCAGAGGTAGCGGGGCAGCACGGTGATCCCCGCTCCCGCGACGACCGCGGCCAGCACACCGCGCAGGTCGGGCACGGTCACGGCGGCGGAGTCCGACAGGCGTCGGCCGAAGACGTGCCGCCAGTAGCGGCGCGCGATGGGCAGGTCCTCGGCGTAGGTGACCAGCGGGACGGAGTGCAGTGCCGCCGGCCCGTCGGCGGCCAGCGGTCCGCGCAGCCTGTCGGCCCACGCCGGGGCGGCGACCAGCACGAACTCCTCGTCCGTCAGCGGGACCGCGGTCAGGGTGCGGCCGCGGGGCCGGGTGGTGGCGATGACCAGGTCGTGCCGCCCCGCCCGCAGTTCCTCGAGCAGCGGGTCGGTCAGACCGGTGGCGACCCGCAGCCGGACTCCCCCGGCCACCAGCGACGCGAGCGCCGGAAGAGCGCGGGTGCACAGCAGTTCGGCGGGTCCGGCGAGATGCACCGGGTCGGCCCGGCCGGCCGCCGGGTCCGGACCGGCCACGGTGGCCAGCTCGTCGAGCGGCGCGGAGACGCGTGCCGCGAGCTCGTCGGCGACGGCGGTCGGCGAGACGCCCCGCGGGAGCCGCTCGAAGAGCTCGCGCCCGGCCTGCCGCTCCAGTGCGCGCATCTGCGTCGTCACGGTCGGCTGGGACAGCCCCAGCAACTGCGCGGCTCCGGTGAACGAACCCGAGCGGTACACGGCGAGGAAGGTGCGCAGCAGGTTCAGGTCCAGATGCTCGGCGGGGCGGCCGTCGGTATGTTCCACCTGGCCCAGTATTCCTCCCGCACCCATAGGAAGCCCTATGTCGGGCATTGGAATCCTCATTGGATCCCTATGCCTCGACCGCCTAGGTTCGACAAGGCACCACACGCGCCGGCGGTCCGCGATTCGCGAACCCCGGCACCCGACACTTCCGGAGTTCACCCATGGCCAAGATCCTCTTCGTGCTGACCGGCGCCGACCACTGGACGCTCGCCGACGGCACCCTGCACCCCACCGGCTTCTGGGCGGAGGAGGCCGTCGCCCCGTACGAGGCGTTCCGGGCGGCCGGCCACGAGGTCGTCGTCGCCACGCCGGGCGGTGTCGTCCCCACCGTGGACCAGGGCAGTCTGGCCGCGGAGGTCAACGGCGGCCAGGAGGCCGCCGACCGGATCGCCGCCGCGCTCGACGCCATGCCGGAGCTGCGACGGCCGGTGCGGCTGGAGGACGTGGACCTCGGCGACCACGCGGCCGTCTTCTACCCGGGCGGGCACGGCCCCATGGAGGACCTGGCGGTCGACGCCGTCTCCGGTCGGCTCCTCGTCGACGCCCTCCACTCGGGCAGGCCCCTGGGTGTCGTCTGCCACGGCCCCGCAGCGCTGCTCGCCGCGGTGACCGAGGACGGCTCCAACGCCTTCGCGGGCTACCGGATCGCCGCGTTCACCAACGCGGAGGAGTTCCAGGCCGGCCTGGGCGACAAGGCCAAGTGGCTGCTCCAGGACCGGCTGACCGAGGCGGGCGTCGAGGTTCAGGTCGGCGAGCCGTGGGCGCCCCACGTGGTGGTGGACCGCAACCTGGTCACCGGCCAGAACCCCGCCTCCTCCGCACCGCTCGCCACGGAACTCCTGAAGCACCTGGGCTGACCCGCTCAAGCGGTCGGCGGGTCCGCGGGCCGGTGCGAGGGGCTGCGCGCCTGACGGGTTGGGCGGGCGAGGTTCGTCAGGTGGTGCAGGCGCCGGCCAGTATCGTCAGGGCGTCGCTCAGGCCGGTCGGGCGGGGTAGGCCCGGGGCGGGGCGGCCGGCCCAGCCGGGGCCCGCGAGCATCACGGTCGGGGCCCGTCGGGCTCCGGTGACCCCCCAGCGGGTATCGGCGACGTGCCGGGCGAGGGGCAGGCTCGCGGTGGAGCGGGCCTGGGCCCACAGGACCACGGCGACCGGGCCCAGCCGCTGCACGGCCGCGGTCAGCGCCTCGACGGGCACGGCCGCCCCGAACATCCGGGTGGGGATGTCGAGTCGAGCGAGCCCCGCGTTCAGCGCCTCCAGCGGCAGGCTGTGTTGCTCGCCCGGCACACAGGCCAGCACCACCGGCCCCGGCCCGCCCGCCGCGTCCCCCGACACGACAGCGCGGGTGGCGCGGCGCAGGGCGGTGGAGACATGCCAGGACAGCAGGTGCTCCACCTCGACGTACCGGTCGCCTGACGAGGCCCACTTGCGTCCCACGGCGTGCAGCGTCGGGACCATCACCTCCTGCCAGGCGACGGTGAGTCCGTGCCGTTCGACGGCCGTGGCCAGCTGCTCCGCGACGGCCGGCGCGTCGAGCCGCACGGCGGCGCGGGCCAGCCCCCGGCACTCCTGGCGGACGTCGCCGCCGAGCGGCAGGGCACCCGCCGCGGCCGGCCGTTCGGCGATCGCGCGCGCCGGTTCGGCAGAAGGCGGGAGCATCCCCTCCTTCGCCGCTCGGGCCGCGTCCGCGGGCGGCACACCGGAGGCGGTGAGCCGGCACATCGTCTCCAGTACGGCCACGTCCGCCGCCCGCCAGCGCCGGTGCCGTCCGTCGGCGCGGACGGCGGGTCCGATGCCGTACCGGCGGTCCCAGGAACGCAGGGTGGTGGGCGCCACGCCCAGTCGGCGGGCCAGCGCCCCGGTCGTCAGGCCGGTGTCGTCGGGGCTCGGGAATGCGCTCATAGGGCGACGATACGACGCAGAAACGACGCATGTTGAGGCGTCTGGTGTGCGGCTCGCAGGATGAGGTCACCGGGGCACGCCCCGGAGGACGTCCCGGAACGGCCTGAGCGCAGGCCGCCCGACACGAGGAGCCGTCGTCATGAGCCCGCAGCCGACCGCCGTACCCTCTCCCGCCCCGACGCAGGAGTCGCTCGCCGACGAGGAACTCGCCCGGGGCCTGGCGTCGGGGGACGCGGCGTCCCTGGCCGCCGTGTACCGCCGCTGGCGCACCCTGGTGCACTCGCTCGCCTGGCGTTCCCTGGGCGACGCCAGGGAGGCCGAGGACGTCACGCAGCAGGTGTTCCTCGGGGTGTGGAGCGGCCGTGCGGGCTACCGGCCCGAGCGGGGCGCGCTCGGCGGCTGGATCGTGGGCATCACCCGGCGCAAGATCGCCGACGCGCTGGCCGCCCGGACCCGCCGTCAGGAACTCGTCGCCTCGGCCGGCTCCTGGCTGACCCTGCGCGACCCCGGCCGCGGTCGTCCCGAGGAGGCCCTGGACCGCGTACTGGTGCGCGGCGAGCTCGCCCGGCTCCCGGCACCCCAGCGACGGGTGCTGCGGCTGACCTTCTACGAGGACCTGACGCAGACGCAGATCGCCGAGCGCACGGGCTGGCC
The sequence above is a segment of the Streptomyces asoensis genome. Coding sequences within it:
- a CDS encoding cryptochrome/photolyase family protein, which codes for MNVSVVLFTADLRLHDHPPLRAALDGARQVVPLFVRDRAVDGAGFAVPNRLAFLADCLRDLDAGLRERGGRLVVRSGDLVEQVCRVAGEADADEVHLAADGSAHARRREERLRRALESEGLRLHVHDAVTTAVGPGVVTPASSDHFAVFTPYFRHWSQWRLREPLGAPRTVRVPDGVGSEELPTRKGPAGLSPGLAPGGEEEGRERVAAWLRSGIAAYEDRHDDLAGDATSRLSPHLHFGTLSPVELVHRARRAGGPGAEAFVRQLAWRDFHRQVLAARPAAASADYRTKHDRWRSERTAGEDVEAWRAGRTGYPVVDAAMRQLRHEGWMHNRGRLLTASFLTKTLYVDWRVGARHFLDLLVDGDVANNQLNWQWMAGTGTDSRPNRVLNPVTQAKRYDPDGTYVRRWLPELEGVAAPAVHEPWKLPGPDRAALDYPDPIVELSEGLARFRRAREHS
- a CDS encoding LysR family transcriptional regulator, with protein sequence MGAGGILGQVEHTDGRPAEHLDLNLLRTFLAVYRSGSFTGAAQLLGLSQPTVTTQMRALERQAGRELFERLPRGVSPTAVADELAARVSAPLDELATVAGPDPAAGRADPVHLAGPAELLCTRALPALASLVAGGVRLRVATGLTDPLLEELRAGRHDLVIATTRPRGRTLTAVPLTDEEFVLVAAPAWADRLRGPLAADGPAALHSVPLVTYAEDLPIARRYWRHVFGRRLSDSAAVTVPDLRGVLAAVVAGAGITVLPRYLCLGELASGALVPLHEPPDPPINTAFLVQRPGAVENRDVTRVRDLLLSAAPAW
- a CDS encoding type 1 glutamine amidotransferase domain-containing protein; translated protein: MAKILFVLTGADHWTLADGTLHPTGFWAEEAVAPYEAFRAAGHEVVVATPGGVVPTVDQGSLAAEVNGGQEAADRIAAALDAMPELRRPVRLEDVDLGDHAAVFYPGGHGPMEDLAVDAVSGRLLVDALHSGRPLGVVCHGPAALLAAVTEDGSNAFAGYRIAAFTNAEEFQAGLGDKAKWLLQDRLTEAGVEVQVGEPWAPHVVVDRNLVTGQNPASSAPLATELLKHLG
- a CDS encoding MerR family transcriptional regulator codes for the protein MSAFPSPDDTGLTTGALARRLGVAPTTLRSWDRRYGIGPAVRADGRHRRWRAADVAVLETMCRLTASGVPPADAARAAKEGMLPPSAEPARAIAERPAAAGALPLGGDVRQECRGLARAAVRLDAPAVAEQLATAVERHGLTVAWQEVMVPTLHAVGRKWASSGDRYVEVEHLLSWHVSTALRRATRAVVSGDAAGGPGPVVLACVPGEQHSLPLEALNAGLARLDIPTRMFGAAVPVEALTAAVQRLGPVAVVLWAQARSTASLPLARHVADTRWGVTGARRAPTVMLAGPGWAGRPAPGLPRPTGLSDALTILAGACTT
- a CDS encoding sigma-70 family RNA polymerase sigma factor — encoded protein: MSPQPTAVPSPAPTQESLADEELARGLASGDAASLAAVYRRWRTLVHSLAWRSLGDAREAEDVTQQVFLGVWSGRAGYRPERGALGGWIVGITRRKIADALAARTRRQELVASAGSWLTLRDPGRGRPEEALDRVLVRGELARLPAPQRRVLRLTFYEDLTQTQIAERTGWPLGTVKSHARRGMLRLRGRLEPGPHD